The genomic window TTCTACATATAGTTGGAGTGTAAACTTCCCTAAATCCCATAAAGACCCAGACCTTTAACTTTAACCTACACTCCACACAGCGGAGAACAATcagataaaaacactgtataACACACTCACCTCACTTTTGCTtgtgtgctgtttgttctgGAAAGGCTACACAAAGACACTAttaaattcagaaaaaaaaacggACAGTTTTTCTGTAATTATGTCCTGTGCACACTGCTTCACGTTGAAAAATTCAAGGCTCCACGGGTCTGTTGTGCCTAGTTGCTGTTGCTAAGCTATGGCTGGAAAATCACTCTTTCTGGGAAggatttagaaaaaaattaattacattGTGTGTCTTCCTGTTATACAAATGTGTTCTTTACTCTGCTTATAGTATTTTCTTAAAGCCATATGCCATCTAGATCTCACCTCTTTCTTCTCAGTTTTTGCTGTTAACTGCAAAGGATATTTGCAGCAGATGACTCACAGATATAATATTCTTACAACCATTGGAAATCATCCTAAAAGATCACGATAACCTTGTAAAATCATAGCACATACTTTGCAGGTTTTTAGGTGGTTGTTGTATCAAGGAAACTCCAAAGgaggttttctctctgttctctggaAACCAGACACACTGAACTGACACGTCTAAAAGCTCAGCTGGTGGACCAGGGTGGACCTGCTTTTTCTGTAATTTCACCCTCTCAGgtgtttttacaaaaacaattgATGATTTCTTTCTATATCAAGCATAACGTGGTGTCCACAAGTTTTTAGTTCTCAGATTCTTGAAGGTTTCACATTACAGGCATGTTATTAATGGCATTATCACatctttttgcctttttgttgcACTTACCGTGAGTCCATACTGTaggataataaaataaaaactaactcGCTACAATCAAATAATGAGTCCTAGGGCGACTTGTTTCACTTCATTCATATCAATATCAACCACCTACAGGCCTGGACAACATTAGGGTTGGAAAATGTCCTCACATCTTGGATAATGTGCAACCCCTAAAGTAAAGAGCAGTGTCAAATTATAGTTTCCATCTCACTCTCTATTCAACGCAACAGGTTTGTATGAGTTGTAATGAGGTTCTTTTGGGGGATTTGTCTTCTATTATTGTGATAATGAATGAAATCAGAGCCAAAGATAGTGGCTATTGAATGGGATATAATACAGCAGTGAAACATTTGTCTGAGTGGTGAATGATGTGAATGTGAGAGTCATTGATCATCTGATTGGAAAATTATGTGTTCGGCATTAAAGGAAAACATTACCCATGAATTGggcttctttttcattttctccataACACTGCGGTTTATGTAATAACTACTGTTAGACACAAAACCAAGAAACACCCATTTTATTGAAGTTTTTCTCTCATTAATGCTCCTTTACAGATACAGCATGGATGTGGGCAGAGTCATACTGAGTATAAAGTACTGCAGATGAGTGGAAGTTGTGGTTAGGTGTGAAGTAGTGTTGTAGTGCATCATCGTCTTTAAAGCGTGGATACAAGAGCTTTTTTTATCACCATGGAAACTGAGCTCCTCATCTGGGAACATTCCAGCACTCCAGAGATTGATCCAGATGTGAGACTCCTACAGACTATCATGCATCTTTCATGTAGCAAAGGTGGTCTGAGATGGTTTGATTCTAATCCATAGCTGAGGGTCAACCCACTGGTTGACAGAAAGGATGTATTATGTAGTCATGAATTCAGTCTTGTACACCTCTCAGTTCAGCTCTCAACCCTTAGTCTCATTCTTTCAGCCTTTTGTATCATTTGAAAACCATTCACGCTGTTTCCCCTATCTGTCCACGCTAGTCTCTGCCAGCCGGTTGTTCATGATGCCAAGGGCGCCCACACCTCCCGAGAATCCGTTCTGATGGGAACTGGAGCTGGGCTGCCGCGGGTGCCCAATGGCCATCTCCGATAGCTGCTTCTGCATAATGGCTAGGTTCACCTGTGGAGAGGAAAGACATAAAGAAATCAACAGATGAGGAAATGTTTGCTGTCTGTTTTGCAAATCTTGTGAGACAAGACGTAGGACAATGTGTTGGCGGCAGGCACATCTGATTTCACAGGTGTGATACAAAGATAGCAGATGGTGGTTTTCCTCTCCTTTGGTGTGCCCATTTAAgtgaacaaagacaacaaatgcTAAACAAGTGTGACTGACAGACACTAGATATTTAGTCTCCCACACACTAACCTTTGATTTTTCACATTACTGTAATAAGTAATGTGTGAGAATGAACACGATTGATGCcgttttacatttacagttaacaTTAAATCAAGTTAATGTTCTtttaaacacatctgtgtgtatttctattcATCTTTGCAGCTTATTGTAATGTGGCTAAATACTCCAAGTGCATTGGAATTGAATGATTGTCCACATTGACCACTTCTTTCAAACTAGGATCAAACACCACagcaagataaaaaataaaggatCATAAAGACCATTCAGTGTTCAGAGATATGCTTCTAAGATTTTAACCACATTGTCAATTTagaaaaacagctgcaacatAGAAACAAAATCCATATTGAATTTATCACCTACTCACTTGTATACTTGTATAACAAGTTATGAACTTGTAACTTCCTATCGATTAGCAGCGTTCAGTGGTCCTTGTTTGAAAATTAAAAGGTCAGCATGTTACCTTGTGCAGCAGCATCCTGACATGTTAAATGTGTATTCTCCATCTCTTTCCCTTCACCCCTCACTCTGTTCTCGCTCTCTTACTCTTTCATAAAGTACAACATGTACAAATCCATCTCCTCACACTTTGCAGGTGTTCTTTTAGAATGAATGTTCACAGACAGACTAGCCAGAGAGGCAGACTGAACCTTCATTTTTGTCTCACTTCGGCCGTACAAATATGTAAATTGCTGAGCAAAGTAGTAGACCAATTTGTTGAAGCTGTGGCTGAATCAAAATTTGTACAAGctattttgtgattttaaaaatggagaCCAAATTGGAATATTCATTATCGTAACAATGACAACAATGGTCCTGTAATATTAAGGAAGTACTTCACCAAAACCACAGTTGTTATACTAAACCTAACCATGTTCTGTTAAATAGTCTTTGAGCCGCAGCAGAACCAAACCATGCTAGATTCATAATCATTAACTGATGTTTATGactgtttccatgacaacctTGATTAAGACACTTTGATATGTGTATTGGACAATCTAGAGATTATATCTCTGCATTGGAATAAACATAGACATATGTCATATAATGAAAAACAGACCCAGTCCCACTTTTTCATGCATATATTTGCTTACGTTTCTGCATTGATACTAGTGCTGCCAGAGAGCATTCAAAAATCAGTGCCCCTAATAATGACAAGCAATTGATGATGAAGAAGGACTTAATGACTGCAGTAAATATGAGTCCAAGATTACTGGCTGCTCTTTCTGCTGCTCATGTGAgcacttaaattaaattactctTGGAGTAAATGACAAGCCTAATAACATGGGATTATATCCAACCAGTCAGCCACAGCCCTCTGCAAACCTATAGCTCTTACCTTGTTAGCTGCTAAAAAGTCTCTCATGGAGATCATCTCCCCAGACATCCTGCGTCCAGTGTCAGTCTCGCTGTCATTGATGGCGTCAGTCTCAATGGACGGGCCTCTGCGAGCACGCAGGTGACCTGGGGCCACCACATTCCGTCGTGGATGCCTGTGTGGATGGTGACCCCTCCTGGGGAAACAGCATCGACACGGGGCCTCCAGCCTCCTCAGCAGCCAGTTGAGGACTTGCTTGATGACGATGGAGATGACGTTGAAGAGCGAGTAGATGCAGCAGACGCCGGTCAGGATGAAGAAGAAGTTGCCCAGCCGATAAGCTGCGGTAGCATGACCCTCGTAGACGACCCTTTGGCTGCTCACCATATCTCCAAAACCGATGGTGCTGAAGGCCACAAAGCAGAAGTAGAGCGAGTCCAAGTAGCCCCAACCCTCAGCTGCTGAGTACATGAGCGAGGCGCAGCAGGACACCAAGATGGCTGCTGCTCCTAGAATGAGCATGACGCAGTAGACTGATGGTTTCCAGCCAGCCAGATCCTCacctttttctcctccacctgctgTAGCTCCACCTGCTCTGTTTCCCTCGGAGACTCTACGACCATTTTGCGGTAGCACGACATTGCTGTGGCGCCGCTCGTGGCAAGACTTGAGGACGACAGCGATGATGGTGATGACGCGCTCTAGAAAGAGATTGAAGAAGAGGATGGTGGCTGCGCAGCCGAGCAGGCCATAAAACATCAGGAAGACTTTTCCTCCAATGGTGGCAGGGGTAGTCATCCCAAACCCTGAGAtagatataaaaacataaacatgccATAAGAAGAAATCCTTCTACTGATATTGAGACAAGATGAAACAGCATTCTTTCACATCAACCCATTACCTACAAGCTTTTGCTCACTCTTACTCAGTGTTTGAATTttaccttcacacacacttaagtGCTCAAAGTTAATGAATGGATTATCCGAAGACTAAACAATGATGCTGCCTCTAGCTGTTCTGACTCATCATTAAAACTAAACTCAGTTCCTCTCTGTCATTAACAAACACAACTAATTGCTGCTGTCTTCCCCCCTCtcctaaataaaaatgtaactttctAGTTCGTTTCACTGGGTTGCTATTGGTGAcaccttctccctctctccctcttcggctttctctcacacacacttcactttaAGAGCTGAGGTGCTTTGAGTCCCACCACATCACAGCAATCAGCCCCAAATTGTTGGTTTGTCACTGTACGTTCCACTGTATTCCTCACAATTATTAGGTGCCGCCTCACGGTCTCAATCTGACCGTCGCCTTTTTGAAAGGTTCAAACCCTGACTGATTGCACCCCAAGGGAAACCGAGATGGTGTTTGTGTGCGGCTTTTCCGCCGTCTCTTGTGAACTGACAGatgaataaaaagacatttgaagTGAGAGGTCTCTCTATCGACTGTACCAATCTCAGTGATGTCTCCTTTTCATCGCTCATTTAACACCGAAAGCCCAGTGAGGCACAGCCTGTCTGTTTGCTCTCCCTGTTCAGTTGGCGATTACAGTGACATGCATGATGTTTTGTTATGGGACAAATTGATTATTTGCAGGGATAGAGGCTGTAAATTATTACAAAACAAGGCCCATTTCCAACAGAAAAGCAAAGATATAAGTTACTGAATTGCTAGTGATGAAAAATGCAGTCTCCAATATGACTAATTGCCTCAGAGGCAGGCTTCTTGTGGAGAATTTGATTGCCTCCACATTCAAATTGGTTCTCTAGGTGCTAATTGAGCTTTGAGTTTTCTTCCAAACACAACGATAAAGTCAAACGGGCTTGATTTTATAGggccctttttttctttcctgctcaTTTTGCAAACCTGGTTAAATGGGATTTTGATGAGTCATTTGGCTTGTTTAATGTAATATacatgaaagaaagagagaaacggCGTGCCGCGGTGTCAATATGACACCTGTGTCAGTCTGGCTGTCGGGAACAAAAGCTCTAAAAACGGTGGGTGTTAATGGAGGTGCTGGGTGATGCTAAAGACTCCTGACTTGTTTTCTCACAAAAGCACTTtcgaaaagaaaaaagaaatatgactgCTAGATATTTCTCTTTGATATATATCATTTACACTTATACGTGCATGACAATAGTCTAGAAATGTGGCTATAGCCAGAAAACCAGTTAGCTTACGTTAGCGCAAATGGGAGAACAGCTAGCTTTACACTGTAAACCCCTCTTTCATCACCTTCGTGTGCTAGCTTTCTCAGGTGTTGTCGTCCCTGGTAAGTCAGGTTCATAATGTTACTTGCTAAAATAGTAGCTACAGCACATACTCCTACATACAATTTGTGGTTTCCACACTTCAGTTTTTGCGTTTTgtgtaaacaaactgaatttattCTAACAGAGCGGTTTCCCCCTGTTTGCgctctttgtgctaagctaagctaaccagctaagctaagctaaataACTAAGCTAGAAATAGCCTATGCCAGGATAATTGATTTAACTTTGTGAGAAATCGTGTTTTGCCAATTTGGCACAATAGACAAGTGTAAACACAGTGAGTGGATGGTgtttgccaaaatgcacctgGTAATAAACACAGTTTACTTCCCCCCTGATTTCAGTCTTGTTCTTCTggcttttttttataataaattatcaTCTATTTATTTCTGAAACAGCTGTTCATCTGTTGATCTGGCAATTAAACAGAGTTTCATGCTGATCCAAGCCTTACAAGTGCTTCAAATGCGAGTTGCTTAACTTTTAATTACAGATCCAAGGGGAACCTGAAATCTCTCTCCTCAGCAACTCAAGGGAGTCACTGTACCAAGTtatcaaatacagtaaatgtttacttagatttatgtattttttgttagAATCAACAGAAGCAATTCTCTCTTGTATAAGCCTGTTTATTCATCCACGCTCTAATGCACACAGTATTCTCCCACACCATGCAAAAAAAtccttctgtgtttgtgaaggGCTTCACCTAAAGCTATATACCAAAAAagactgagctgagctgagaagaagatgaaaaggaTGCAGACTGAGTCCTTAGATTGACAAGACTACATCAAATATTAGACCGTCTCCCCGCTTGCTGACTTTAGGCAGCTGGATTCAGAGCAACAGGTGGGCTCTTACAGCATATAGTATCTCTGCAGGGGGTTGCAACAGTGATGACATCACCAAATGGTTTTATGATGTTGCATCTGCCATCTGTAAGAGCAGAGATACCACCGAGCCTTGTTACGAGACACACACGTGAGTGCATTCATGATGGTGGCAGAATATGCCAATCGTCTAGTCATTGGGCCTGTCAAACTACCTGTCATTGTTAATCAACTCCATTAACCGAAGATGCTGAAATAGTTGTATTCATCAAGTAGAGGAAACAGTAAGAAAAACCAGAGTAGATATGGAGTACAACAAAACATCAATAGGTCCATTGTCAATATGCCTGACGTGCGTATGCTTATGCGGATGGCTCTCTTCTggtgttgttattattgttgtgacATGGagtgttgtttaatttaattaaatcattcAAGATTTGCCTGTGGATGTGCAAACAGTACAGCAAAATATCCACGATGAGGAAAGAGAACTGCTTCTAGTTACACCTGCACTTTCTTTGCTACGACTAGTTAAACTCCATGTGAAAAAGTCAATTGCATGTATTTAGCTGCTTCCTATGTTTTATCCCctatgtgtgaatgtttgattGATCCAAACCAGGCTGCTCACACCCtttcaaaacagaaaagtgaGGAGAATTGTGCCTTGATGTGGGAGATTTAGTTAAAGTATTTGCAAAGAAGGGAAAACTATGACAGAAGCTGAAACCACGCTCAAAACATAACTGAAATTAATATCTGATAATGCCATAATGATACATTTTAATCATGGCGTTTTTACAGAAACGAGGCGAGAGATGTTCATGCGAAACTGCATTTTTACGCATATTTCTTCTTCTCACCAATGGTTGACACCACAGTTCCCACGAAGTAAAAAGCGCCGGTGAAGTCCCATCGAGGTCTGATGGTGTCCACACGGATCCCCGCTACGTTCGCCTCCTCATAATTCCTGAGGAAGTTATTCAAGTCTTTCTTACTCAGGTTATACTTCTGGCTGAAATGCTCGAACCTCTGCGCCCAGCGCTCCTTCGCTTCTCGCTCTTTTGGCTGCTCCAGCGCCGAGAAGACGGCGGCCCCGCACAAGAGATAGATGATGATGAACAATGCCAACAGCAGGAACCTCGCGTTATCCTCGTTTATTGGACCGGagccgcagcagcagctgcCCCTACATGCCATTATTTTGCTATTGTCACCGTGGTGCAGCTGCAGTGAGGGACCTGTGGCATGGTGGTCTCGAATTAAATGCACAGTCCTCGGAAGAAACGTTAACGAGATAATCTTTACAACAGAAAAGTCCTGTCTAAGGCAAATAAGTGGTCATGTAGCCTATGGCTGAGTTATCCAAGGCTGTAGATTTGGCATTCTGCTCATGAGCATCTCCATACTAAGTCAGAAACAAACCATTCAGCCAAACGCGTCTCAAGCGGTCGCACTTTTAGGATGTAGGCTGCCAAGATGCTTTGAGAGGACGAGGGATCCGCGCAGCAACCTGTAGATGCAGAGTCGTGCTTGTGCGCTCTCTAGTCCATCCCCTCCAAAGAAGTCCCCACCCCAGAGCGCGCGTTTTACGCACCGCGGATTGACCACCAACATGCGGATGGACTTCCAGCTTGTGTCCGTTCTTAACCACGAGGGAGGTCTATTTATACAAATCAGCTAATTGTAGACAGCAATTCCGCCATGTCAACTTATTAAGGCATCAAAGGAACAAAATCTGATAACGAGTCCCTAAATGGGCTGAAAATGTTCGATGTGACACCAACTTAGAGGGGGTGCGATCCTGACAATATAGAGCGCCTTTGCATAGTGAGATCAATATATCTTGACCTTTCCGAGCACTGATGAGGGATTCATACGCCTGAAACATGCTTACCCGGGGACGATGTGAGCAAATGTCACAACGGAACGACGCGTCGAAATAAATTATTCAGGACGACACGGACAACAAAAGAGCTATTTCGGTAAAACGGTGAATTGAACAAATGATGACGCGTGCAGGGCCATTTCAGGACCACGGACAGAGCATGAACAGCTTTTCTAGGTCACACTTTACTAAGTTCTGCTGATGTACGTTTATGGAAGTTTCTTAGAGCCAAGCTACTttaaacaagacaaagcaaTATCAACAGATAAACCTGACACAgtctataataataatcaatagcagttcattttatttttagatagaAGTCAAGATGAAACCAGTGCAGGTTAGGAGGCGTTCTAAACAGGACACAGCAACTGATAAATACATGGCAAGACAGACATGCAAACACTTTTCTGTGTGCAACTCTTACTCTtgctttatatttctttttgaaTTCCTCTGTTGATGCTGCTTTAACTTCCCATATATAGGCGGCGTGACCAAGTGGTATTATTCACTAGCTGTGTGCTGCATAGAAATATTCGATTCATTTACCATTCAGTTCATGTTTTATGAGGCGCTGGTGATTACTGTGCTGTGGTGgctgtataaataataaaaaccataGTCAGTCCCCATGCTTCTGAAGCttctctttatttgtgtgtgtttccagccGTTCAGGGTGAGATTTACATTACATATCTGCTGACTGAAAGagacctgaaacacacattttctctgatTGGTTGCAGtgattacattaaaatgtagacatattatttacatgtttttcatTACTAACAAGACCTTGCGTGCATATAGCACATGCATATGGTTATAGGTCATTAATTGTGGCAGAGGCTGTGCGGTCACACCTTTGGGTTGAGGTGTGAATATGTCATTGGATTACTTATGCATACACAccatggaagaaaaaaagagtgacACTCAATTTGTGTTGTTATGAAAATCATCATTCATCATCTCAAAGTTTCAAACATATGTCAGCAATGGTGCTGTCCAATCAGTCCAGTGGTGGGCATTAGCTAAAAATACTGTTTTTGGAATTAAATGCTGTACTTTACTTCATATGCCACTACATACAATGATATAAGGACGATGTGCAGACGCGAGCCAAGCAGCAACAAAATTCAGTTTACAACTGAGAGTAAAAGTAGTCATGAAATAAGTACTTcgtatttctacatttttaaaaagttatgtTTCAGCCGTGTGCCTCCCTTAACATTATCCTTTTTATTGCTACTAAGCTAGAAGCTACATTTCTAAAGAAAGTTGAATTAATTTTGGATGAATTTTCCAATAAAACTTTAATAAGTAATTCTCTCATTAACTTTACAAGGCCGGAATACTCCGATTTATGCAGTAAGTGTATTTATGTGGCACATGTAGAGAGTAAAAGCTGTTTCTTTAATCAATAACTCATTGGACTGATACccagaaaaatcttttttgagCTTACCCTGGACGATGTTATTGTGCATTTGGCTTTCTGTAATAATTGTAGCCTGCCAGAAGAAATGGTCGACCATTATCAAGAACTAAATCTGAATGAAGTACTTAGTTAGATATATGAATTTATATACAGGATGATGCTGAAGTATGTAATCACTTTATGTACTATGTATTATGTAATAGGTATCAGATCTATTTGCAAAGAAtagccttttttctttctgagtTGATGTGATGACATTGTTGCAGCCTCACTACTGGCGACAAGGTCGTAGCTATTTGTCATCAGCCTCTGCATTGGTAAGAGGGCACTTCACCTCCCTTCTCCAAGGTTTACAAGGAGCATCTTTAGATTAGTGCTCTGATCTTctgcacacaggcacacaaacgcacacacaaataaaactgatttctAAAGCAGGACGTTCATTTAAGCTCTTGGGTCAACAAGCATCCACGCTGCTGAATTGTCCTTAAGCAAGGCATTGGATGTGAAAATCTCCAGTAGCTCCAGGGTAGGTGCTCTGTAACCGAGCCTAACCTTTGGTCTCCCTGTGGAGTGCACAAGAAAAAAGAGAATATCTTATTGCAGTCAGGGCAGTAgttgttattataattttatatcaGAGCACAAAAgatgacaaagaaagaaatcccAAACACCAGCTCGACTGTCTGACATCATGGTAAACTGTTGTTACTGGGCATAGCTGTGAGGCTATACCCAGTTTTACTCGGGGTATATACTCTGTATTTAAAACTACAATACTTGTTTGAAGACTTTACTAAATATTGCTGTTCTGCAGAAAGTTCTTACAGGGCTGCAATCTAGTCCAGggagacaaataaaataaacacaggacGGGTCAAGTCCATCTGCAACTAAGGTCAACAGGTGATCATGCACTTCTATTCCTATTCCCTTAGCACAGCTGCAAATGCTAGTTCACCTAGATTCAATTTAATTAGGTAATTAAACAAAGTATCAGCCGTACAAGTTCAGTTTAATACACTCAGCACTACAGACTGTTATATTCCCTTCATTTATTCAGTCAGTGTTTAAACTGTACTCATCTTTTGCCACTCAGTGTGATCTACTACCATCCCTGCTGCTCTACAATTTTCTGACACTTATATAACtataaaatgtttaacacaGACACCGCGGCACTTTACAGGGATATTGAGTAGCACTGGTAGTGCTGTATTTCCTCTTTCCCATAATTAGATGAATatgttttgtcagtgtgtgtgtgtgtgtgtgtgtgtgtgagtgtgtgagtgtgtgtgtgtgtgtgagtgttgcttttcttttaagtgaacaacaacaacaaaacaagtgaaGATCCTATTCCATTTCCATTAAATGACGAGATTTAGTTGAGTTATGGTGAATTGCTTTATACCATgcacctctctctgtctctttctttctctctctctctctggcagGGAGGCATCCATCCAGTGAACATGGGGTAACCATAGTAACTAGAAACTAGGttataaagtacagtatataaacaacaataaagtgCACAAGAGTGTACAGTTCGCTTTCTCAGACAGACAGTAATCTCTCTACTATGTTCCAGGAAACTACTTAGACTTCTTAAGAAAAACGTTGTTATCCATTTTAGAAGATTTAGATCTTCATGAGGAACCAGTGGATGTGAGTGCCACAGACTCGTGTATTGTTGCTTTGGTGTTTCCATGGGAAAACGCACCAACACCACACTAATCCCTTAATCCTCAGATGTTATAATTAGAGAAAAATTAGCGCTGTAatccaaattaaataa from Anabas testudineus chromosome 24, fAnaTes1.2, whole genome shotgun sequence includes these protein-coding regions:
- the kcnk13b gene encoding potassium channel subfamily K member 13b isoform X2, producing the protein MACRGSCCCGSGPINEDNARFLLLALFIIIYLLCGAAVFSALEQPKEREAKERWAQRFEHFSQKYNLSKKDLNNFLRNYEEANVAGIRVDTIRPRWDFTGAFYFVGTVVSTIGFGMTTPATIGGKVFLMFYGLLGCAATILFFNLFLERVITIIAVVLKSCHERRHSNVVLPQNATAGGGEKGEDLAGWKPSVYCVMLILGAAAILVSCCASLMYSAAEGWGYLDSLYFCFVAFSTIGFGDMVSSQRVVYEGHATAAYRLGNFFFILTGVCCIYSLFNVISIVIKQVLNWLLRRLEAPCRCCFPRRGHHPHRHPRRNVVAPGHLRARRGPSIETDAINDSETDTGRRMSGEMISMRDFLAANKVNLAIMQKQLSEMAIGHPRQPSSSSHQNGFSGGVGALGIMNNRLAETSVDR
- the kcnk13b gene encoding potassium channel subfamily K member 13b isoform X1; the protein is MACRGSCCCGSGPINEDNARFLLLALFIIIYLLCGAAVFSALEQPKEREAKERWAQRFEHFSQKYNLSKKDLNNFLRNYEEANVAGIRVDTIRPRWDFTGAFYFVGTVVSTIGFGMTTPATIGGKVFLMFYGLLGCAATILFFNLFLERVITIIAVVLKSCHERRHSNVVLPQNGRRVSEGNRAGGATAGGGEKGEDLAGWKPSVYCVMLILGAAAILVSCCASLMYSAAEGWGYLDSLYFCFVAFSTIGFGDMVSSQRVVYEGHATAAYRLGNFFFILTGVCCIYSLFNVISIVIKQVLNWLLRRLEAPCRCCFPRRGHHPHRHPRRNVVAPGHLRARRGPSIETDAINDSETDTGRRMSGEMISMRDFLAANKVNLAIMQKQLSEMAIGHPRQPSSSSHQNGFSGGVGALGIMNNRLAETSVDR